From a region of the Gossypium raimondii isolate GPD5lz chromosome 10, ASM2569854v1, whole genome shotgun sequence genome:
- the LOC105775991 gene encoding mitochondrial import receptor subunit TOM20 isoform X3, whose protein sequence is MEVSNKLDKLLFFEQARKISEANYTSDPNDADVCFLLSWIYFYFFSIKMCFWLVFLSSFCWQNLTKWAESLLELSQCQCPQDSLKMIQDAIMKLEQALSINPRKHETLWCLGNAQTSLAFLTKTEDEARPYFKQAAKYFLQAVDEDPTNEVYLKSLEISSKASFQYTPKDKGKNGLSLSVSLQPSSLETPFHLSSFS, encoded by the exons ATGGAAGTGTCCAACAAACTTGATAAACTGCTCTTTTTTGAGCAAGCTCGTAAAATTTCCGAAGCCAATTACACTTCCGATCCTAACGATGCCGATGTTTGCTTTCTCCTTTCTTggatctatttttattttttttcaattaaaatgtgtttttggctagtttttctttcatctttttgttGGCAGAACTTGACCAAATGGGCCGAATCTTTACTGGAATTGTCTCAGTGTCAATGCCCTCAAGATTCCCTGAAAATGATTCAag atgCTATCATGAAGTTAGAGCAGGCATTGTCTATTAACCCAAGAAAGCATGAAACTTTATGGTGCTTGGGAAACGCTCAGACTTCTTTAGCATTTCTGACTAAAACGGAGGATGAAGCGAGGCCTTATTTCAAACAAGCTGCTAAATACTTCCTGCAAGCAGTTGATGag GATCCGACCAATGAAGTTTACCTCAAATCACTCGAAATATCTTCTAAG GCCTCCTTTCAATACACTCCCAAagataaagggaaaaatgggcTCTCTCTGTCTGTCTCTCTTCAACCAAGCTCCCTTGAGACCCCTTTCcatctctcttctttttcttag
- the LOC105775991 gene encoding mitochondrial import receptor subunit TOM20 isoform X1: protein MEVSNKLDKLLFFEQARKISEANYTSDPNDADVCFLLSWIYFYFFSIKMCFWLVFLSSFCWQNLTKWAESLLELSQCQCPQDSLKMIQDAIMKLEQALSINPRKHETLWCLGNAQTSLAFLTKTEDEARPYFKQAAKYFLQAVDEDPTNEVYLKSLEISSKAPELHREILKHGLDQQIVGVGPSAATSSSSAKDAKKGKKSYDLKYDIVGWIVLAIGIVVWVGFTKSQMPPPPPPSG, encoded by the exons ATGGAAGTGTCCAACAAACTTGATAAACTGCTCTTTTTTGAGCAAGCTCGTAAAATTTCCGAAGCCAATTACACTTCCGATCCTAACGATGCCGATGTTTGCTTTCTCCTTTCTTggatctatttttattttttttcaattaaaatgtgtttttggctagtttttctttcatctttttgttGGCAGAACTTGACCAAATGGGCCGAATCTTTACTGGAATTGTCTCAGTGTCAATGCCCTCAAGATTCCCTGAAAATGATTCAag atgCTATCATGAAGTTAGAGCAGGCATTGTCTATTAACCCAAGAAAGCATGAAACTTTATGGTGCTTGGGAAACGCTCAGACTTCTTTAGCATTTCTGACTAAAACGGAGGATGAAGCGAGGCCTTATTTCAAACAAGCTGCTAAATACTTCCTGCAAGCAGTTGATGag GATCCGACCAATGAAGTTTACCTCAAATCACTCGAAATATCTTCTAAG GCTCCTGAATTACACCGTGAAATCCTTAAGCATGGTTTAGATCAACAAATAGTTGGTGTTGGACCTTCTGCTGCTACTTCTTCTAGTTCAGCAAAG GATGCTAAAAAGGGTAAGAAAAGCTATGATCTCAAATATGACATAGTTGGATGGATAGTCCTTGCTATTGGCATTGTTGTTTGGGTCGGGTTTACTAAATCTCAAATGCCACCACCCCCACCACCATCGGGATAA
- the LOC105775991 gene encoding mitochondrial import receptor subunit TOM20 isoform X2, which translates to MEVSNKLDKLLFFEQARKISEANYTSDPNDADNLTKWAESLLELSQCQCPQDSLKMIQDAIMKLEQALSINPRKHETLWCLGNAQTSLAFLTKTEDEARPYFKQAAKYFLQAVDEDPTNEVYLKSLEISSKAPELHREILKHGLDQQIVGVGPSAATSSSSAKDAKKGKKSYDLKYDIVGWIVLAIGIVVWVGFTKSQMPPPPPPSG; encoded by the exons ATGGAAGTGTCCAACAAACTTGATAAACTGCTCTTTTTTGAGCAAGCTCGTAAAATTTCCGAAGCCAATTACACTTCCGATCCTAACGATGCCGAT AACTTGACCAAATGGGCCGAATCTTTACTGGAATTGTCTCAGTGTCAATGCCCTCAAGATTCCCTGAAAATGATTCAag atgCTATCATGAAGTTAGAGCAGGCATTGTCTATTAACCCAAGAAAGCATGAAACTTTATGGTGCTTGGGAAACGCTCAGACTTCTTTAGCATTTCTGACTAAAACGGAGGATGAAGCGAGGCCTTATTTCAAACAAGCTGCTAAATACTTCCTGCAAGCAGTTGATGag GATCCGACCAATGAAGTTTACCTCAAATCACTCGAAATATCTTCTAAG GCTCCTGAATTACACCGTGAAATCCTTAAGCATGGTTTAGATCAACAAATAGTTGGTGTTGGACCTTCTGCTGCTACTTCTTCTAGTTCAGCAAAG GATGCTAAAAAGGGTAAGAAAAGCTATGATCTCAAATATGACATAGTTGGATGGATAGTCCTTGCTATTGGCATTGTTGTTTGGGTCGGGTTTACTAAATCTCAAATGCCACCACCCCCACCACCATCGGGATAA